One window of Globicephala melas chromosome 2, mGloMel1.2, whole genome shotgun sequence genomic DNA carries:
- the LOC115845107 gene encoding MORF4 family-associated protein 1-like, giving the protein MRSLDIAELAEPEEVEVMEPEEDFEKFLLPVINEMREDITALTREHGRAYLQNGSKLWEMDSMLIQIKTQVEISEDSMLNHLHNADNGVEGRGTKWCKKAEEKAKEIAKMAEMLVELLWGIEKSKSS; this is encoded by the coding sequence ATGCGGTCCTTGGACATCGCAGAGCTGGCAGAGCCGGAGGAGGTGGAGGTGATGGAGCCCGAGGAGGACTTCGAGAAGTTCCTGCTCCCGGTCATCAACGAGATGCGCGAGGACATCACGGCGCTCACCCGCGAGCACGGGAGAGCCTACCTGCAGAACGGGAGCAAGTTGTGGGAGATGGACAGTATGCTCATCCAGATCAAGACGCAGGTGGAGATCTCAGAGGATAGCATGCTCAACCATCTGCACAACGCGGACAACGGAGTCGAGGGCAGAGGGACCAAATGGTGCAAGAAGGCGGAGGAGAAGGCCAAGGAGATCGCGAAGATGGCAGAGATGCTGGTGGAGCTGCTCTGGGGGATAGAGAAGAGCAAGTCGTCCTGA